aaaataataattgatggtttgtctggtgggaggctttgatcGTGGCTAGTTTCCGacacctaccgacaaagacgtgccgctaagcgatttagtgttccggtgcgaagaCGCCGAAAAACCggttagggatatgactaccatactccctaataggttaccatcttagactgcatcatcacataccaccagatgagattttagtcaagggctaacttgtagtggaataaaaaaaaatgtcgcgTCTATGACTCAAGTATTTAGAAACCCAAGCATTCACAGCCCGCGTCCCTAATTTAACTTTTGTGAAATAAATATCagcatattttgaatttttattaatggatttaaaagtaaaatttagtcAGACTAATGAGTAAACTGCAAACTCTTACTTTACTTTTTCTTATCGTAGTACGCAATTAAGgcatttttatgcataaaaccAATTGATTAAGTTTATATTAGTAGATTAGATTCAgacttatttgttttataaatacattatgtacctcTGTTTTGTGAGTTGCGCAAATTATTATGGAATCGACTAGAGAACTGATCTTATCACAAAATTCTAAATACACAGTTGTTGCATACTTTCTTTAGCTTTTAGATAATAACTATAACTAACTAGTAACTACTAAAAGCCTGACCGGGAGAATAAAAAACCCGCCATACTGTAAATAAGTATAGCACCTTGTCGTTCTATACACTTGGTTTGCAATATATGCATTGCCGCGCAAATGTAGCTTCCCAAGAAcaggtgtttttattttcgtggtTAGGCTTTATTTCACGTAACAACATCTTCTAAATAGATAGGTATCttcaaacgagcaattcttgtatatatataattggaatctcggaatcggctccaaagaTTTTCATGATATTTAGTATAcatggggtttcgggggcgataaatcgatctagctgggattcatttatattggaatctcgggcaaaaactacaaaaaatttCCTTTTTGATAGATTCTGATGcctgcgatgcgtgaacggtaaacgttacgccaaacgacggaagtatgtagtaagtatatcgtaattttcggaattgttgtttctttaaagttctataaaacagcaacatacgaatatatttttaagacggCTCATTGGCGGACGCAGTCGCGCGGGCCCGCTAGTTCATCTTAATAACAGCTGCCATTACACTGCGCATtgacaattcaaaaattaaaattaaattgattagatACACCTTTCTTAGATTAGGTACTTGTatctagttttaataataagtttataaatatacttaataggAGCCTCTTTATGTCATGGATATATTAAAGGTATTTGctattatacaattttaaactaagattttgtTGGGTAATCTACACTTCTTAGATATAGTTcaacataccacgataatattttgggatttgtcgatatttcgacccagttgcatggatcacGACGCGACGGGACTCGGCCGTCGTACTCGCACGGGgggaactatatttaagaaatattgctacaatttaatgttatatatacAACCTCATATTTTCTTCAGCTCTTCAACTTCCGGTAAATCGTCAGCCGAAGCCGGGAAAGGCGCATAGTGATCCCAAGTTTGGATTTCATTGAAGAGAACGTCCCCAGGGCACTCAGTATCACGGACTTGTCTGTGACCAACCAGCTTATAATCTTCTTTCAAATATCCCAATTCAACTCCTGCTGCTATTAAAGCCTGAGCGGTTTTTAGTTGACTCGTAGGGGGTAGAGAATCTGGAATGGAAACAATTGTTATATATCCTAATAGCATACTTCTTCTTTGCGTCCTACGTTACGTCCTTTGGGGCAAAGCGCAGACACAATACTTCTCTATTGCGACCTGTCTAATATAGCATACTGATAGATCCTTTCACAATTTTATTGAATCTCCTtcaattagaattaaaaatatgaattatgaATGTTTGTACAAACTAATAGctttaattctaaaataatttaatgatcGCAGAAGAATGGCGGATCTGAATTTTGTAAAACACATACAAACTTATAAACATTTGGCAATAAATTTCAGTTATtttcacaatataaaaaaaaaattgtttgaaataatatttaaaaaaataactttaaatcatTCGAAAGAAATGTAGAATTCAaatgcaattataaataaaaatccgtcACATTTCTTCGCTTATAATAATGCGCCAGATTAAACGGATGACGTGACGTGGACTTGTGACTGTTGAGTGGGTACACAAATTAACATTGTGTTCAATCAAGCCTTAAATTATAATCCATTGTTATGTGAACCATATAACAGCGAGATCTGATTGTAATCTAACAGGCTTGGGATCACTTTAAGGATAATATCTTTAGCTTAGCACAGCCCAACTCTTTAAAGGGAGAGAAGGATGGACCTTATACTCTGTGCCAAAGCGGAGTGGCGACCTTTAATGATCGGtttttcattttgattttttggacCAGTTGTGGTAAGTAGACTTTGACTTCCCTTTcgtgggggccgagttcgagccccgatAGGTGCGTTTTTAAACTaagcatttaaatatctttaacctgcatgcctgagctgagagttctccattagaGTGtgcaaagtctaccaatccgcacttggccagcgtgatcccttctcattctgaggggagatccgtgccctgttgtgggatATGTTGTTGATattaggttgatgatgatgatgatgaagattacCAGTTACGTATTTCATGCgttaccatttttttaaatttgttctgcGGTTCCGAAGATTAGAGATCTCGAACGTGCTGTGTGATGTGACAcggcattttttaatttacagcaaatataaaaaaagaaaaaaaaagcagtGTTGGTAGAACTGCCCTCGAAGGGGGCAGGCAACAGAGAAGTCGAAGGGAATCGCTGGAAGTAAGCGGCGCAAAACCGTAGAGAGTGGCAACTCCCCACAAAAGTcctatgttcagcagtagaCGGCCTGTTATTGAGAGGCGAGTTGATTACTACTATACATGGATTAGATACTTACTGCTCCAGTCTCCAACAAGGCATATTCCGATGCTAACGTTGTTGAAGTGTAAAGCATGAGCTCCGAGAACGTCCCACCCTCTACCTTCGTACGCAGCACCGTCAGCTCCGACAGCGAAACTATAGATTTAACAAAacattaagtataaaattaaagctgTCTTACCCAAAAATTATGCATTTACCTTATGAGGTAAATACTGTGGCAGTCCAAGTTTCTATTTTAGGGGTgaacttaatataatttagttttgcTGATAAGAAATTCACAGTAACAGAGTTTAGAGTTCGGAAAGTGACGTCAAACACCCTGTCTTAAAAAGCACTCGAAGCCGTCGGTTATAGTTCTTATCAGTAACATAATAACGGCTTGAGCCCGAAAGCCCACTGCAGTAGCGGGGAAGGCATTGAATTCTCTTCTATGATAGGCTTTGTCTGCACATAACTGTCGCAGGTTTTCATGTTGGGCTAACATATTAATAACTTATCATTGAACCTAAATATATAAGGTCTAGATATTTAAAGCCCTAATTGTCAATTGTCCATATTGGCAATACGTACGGTCgtaatggatagaagcaggcgttactttgcggaaatccataatatattatgaaaattaagcttagtttgctatattccgcgataagcaggagatatggtgtaatttataatttcttcaatccttatactccccaccaaacagatcttcggcaatgtaccctcgtGAGGGTAGAAGAATAaaagtccgcgaaaagcaggagaatctgtatgatggtAAGATTAAATTTCATAACAGTACGGTCGAGCATAAACTTACTTATATCCAATATCCCACCATCCTCGATCGTCCATATGAAAGTTTTGCATGCTTCTCATGGCCTTTTTGCACGTTGGACCATCATAACAAGCGGGAGGTGTATACGAGTGGTGGATGACGACGTAGGGAATTGGGGTCTGCAATGACAGCTTTTGCTTTGCAGTGCGAGCCGACCACTGCGCTCGCGTCACGAACGGAAAATCGTAGGTCAACACTTCATTATCGTCTGTATCCtctgatgataaaaatatattagtaggtCAGACAGTACTTATTACCTGAGTAAGAGTCCCGTCCGCACAGTCAGACGACTTTGTTGCCGGCGGCTCgatacaatttaatattaataaaaaaaaattaaaaccctcTACAAGAATATTCACTTTCCCTTGAGGTGGATCCCATATTTAAAATCTAACATAGAACACTTatgactaattcacctttcaaacaaaaaaaaaatgaaatttaaaatcaattgaaGGAAGGAAGTGAAGTTTAGAATGTTCGATATTATTTGCATCATATTTTTAATGGGAGAGTGTGGAATTTTAATGTCGAACATTCTTTATCTGTGCTAAAGATTCTAAAattctttagaatttttgtttaaaatagaaAGGTCGATAAAAATTTTGTACGTCACATCTCAttgaatcttattttttattgcttatttatcaaatttaaaatcatcaaaaatgtacacacacacaatattatatttttcctttGTATACTGTAATATCAAGAGTTTCTCTTTTAAGACTCATCATAGACAATACTACTCTAATAGCGTTTAAACTCTATTAGTTTAAACGCTATTAGAGCGGTATGACGATATTTACAGATTTTTTATACAGGTCTGTATTTACGGGCTGTAAAAATTATACAGCGGCTAGAGTTTAAGTATATTGTAAGTAAACAAAACCATTTGATACAGCATCGTGCATTAATTAgaacagaaaataaatgtacattGTTACTTACTTCTGAACAGCGCAGGAGCACCTACAGCAACGGCCAAAATATTTGTGCACATCATGAATTTCAGTAAAACCATCATAACTAAGTTCCACACTATGATAGTTTAAAGACACTTCACAAGGTGACTTATAAACAACTTCGTACACTTCTTTttctgtaataatatttaaaatctttagtctTTAcgtcaaatattttcaaatgtaggtattaatttgtataaacgTGACGCCTGTTTTcgataatttataataataaacaatctaGCTTTTGATAATGCTCTTATCTAACACGTTATATGTTGTTTCCCTACCAGATTTTGCATATTACCAACAGATCCAATCGCTTGTCTAAAAATCTCTGAATGCATGTAGGTATATGGAGAACCGACTTAATGTTTAATTTGTCTTTAGCTCCATAATAAGAATTTTGCTGAAAAGCGTAACTTTAAATCTGGGCGTTTGTTAACCGCAATGGTCCGATCggatttaaaattagttatatttaaatgaatgggCTAACATGGCTGGCGAGCTGCTTCAAAGGTCTGTGTTTTTAatctttcattcattattagagatgggatataatattatattaattgctGAGACACTATAAGTATGTATAGGTTTTGCAAGTAAGAGGACATAAAAcgaaattattattctttactTCTGAGTTAATTCGTTCGATAGCTGTTCATTCGtgatatacctactcgtatatattCAGCATTAGCGCATCACTAGAGGTCATGTTAAAATAAAGTCACGTGATCAGTACCGTCATATTTGTTATCTTTTTTCATCCAATTGAAATGTACTGTAAcgacataaatatttaatgtactgCTCAGACAATAATGCAAACTCACGTATTCGCCTGATTtcgtttttaaagtaatttgttCCAAGCGCACTGATACCGACCGTACCTACttatagtatgtatattgtatCTTGTAGAGGCATCTGTTTATTATATG
This is a stretch of genomic DNA from Pararge aegeria chromosome 12, ilParAegt1.1, whole genome shotgun sequence. It encodes these proteins:
- the LOC120627906 gene encoding peptidoglycan-recognition protein LF-like, which codes for MSLSCAFTTLVLAIHVYLAIGCPQLYGVQAPYLLYSRENWGAAPASDIHPLKTPVPYVIIHHTYLPAACNSTQQCKAAMKSMQNYHNSLDWGDIGYHFCVGSEGGAYEGRGWHNLGIHAGPVNNYSIGICLIGDWRVEQPPREMLETTKSLINTGILNGAISPTYELKGHSQIMATECPGTALLDIISKWDHYSEEQFVINKKDNVGEVWNLVMMVLLKFMMCTNILAVAVGAPALFRKDTDDNEVLTYDFPFVTRAQWSARTAKQKLSLQTPIPYVVIHHSYTPPACYDGPTCKKAMRSMQNFHMDDRGWWDIGYNFAVGADGAAYEGRGWDVLGAHALHFNNVSIGICLVGDWSNSLPPTSQLKTAQALIAAGVELGYLKEDYKLVGHRQVRDTECPGDVLFNEIQTWDHYAPFPASADDLPEVEELKKI